In Oryza brachyantha chromosome 2, ObraRS2, whole genome shotgun sequence, a single window of DNA contains:
- the LOC102707372 gene encoding uncharacterized protein At4g37920 produces the protein MAMPAAPSCQAPPTSLPLLTPPPALLPFTRRLRLPAAAQSASKGHLFLSHVQPRCSNLEAVGDVTAVPDDYTENMPSSSGYTNVAMSVSSHKDHLAGRVTKTNKTSKDNEKMIKISDKLIGVFMVDKPTPTDWRKLIAFSREWDNIRPHFFKRCQERADAESNPEMKHNLLRLARKLKEIDEDVQRHNELLEVVKYTPSDKINAVVAKRRKDFTVEFFNHLYYVAESYHDDPEKQRELAQLGNDCVDALQAHDDTSGSLEALNAAELKLKDILNSPSVDAACRKIDDLAEKKELDSALVLMLSKAWSAAKGTDITKSEAKDIMFHLYMTAVANLQRQMPKDIRILKHLIMVDDPEERMSALNDAFTPGPELQGENVDTLYTSPEALHTWASAIVDAYYNSREGTLLRQARDLMNPKIIKRVEEIVKIIKDKYL, from the exons ATGGCGATGCCGGCCGCCCCTTCCTGCCAGGCGCCGCCCACCAGCCTCCCCCTGCTCACCCCGCCCCCCGCCCTCCTCCCTTtcacccgccgcctccgcctccctgccgccgcccaATCCGCCTCCAAAG GTCACTTGTTTCTTAGTCATGTCCAACCGCGATGCTCTAATCTGGAAGCAGTTGGTGACGTTACAGCAGTTCCTGATGATTATACCGAAAACATGCCATCAAGCAGTGGATATACAAATGTTGCTATGAGTGTTTCATCACATAAAGATCATCTGGCTGGAAGGGTTACCAAGACCAATAAGACATCTAAAGACAATGAgaaaatgattaaaatatcTGACAAGTTAATTGGTGTATTTATGGTTGATAAGCCCACTCCAACAGATTGGAGAAAGCTGATAGCTTTCAGTAGAGAATGGGATAACATAAggccacatttttttaaacgCTGTCAAGAAAGAGCAGATGCAGAATCAAACCCTGAAATGAAGCACAATCTCCTCAGGCTTGCTAGAAAACTAAAAGAG ATAGATGAGGATGTACAAAGACATAATGAACTACTTGAAGTAGTAAAATATACACCATCTGATAAAATCAATGCTGTTGTTGCTAAGCGCCGTAAAGATTTCACGGTGGAATTTTTCAACCACCTCTATTACGTTGCAGAGTCTTATCATGATGACCCTGAAAAACAGAGAG AATTGGCACAACTTGGCAATGATTGTGTAGATGCCCTTCAAGCTCATGATGACACTTCTGGGAGTCTTGAAGCTCTGAATGCTGCTGAATTGAAGTTAAAAGATATACTCAATTCACCTTCAGTAGATGCTGCATGCAGAAAGATAGATGATTTAGCTGAGAAAAAGGAACTTGATTCTGCGTTAGTGTTGATGCTTTCAAAAGCTTGGTCAGCTGCAAAGGGTACAGACATTACAAAATCTGAG GCTAAAGATATAATGTTTCATCTATACATGACTGCAGTAGCCAATCTTCAAAGACAAATGCCAAAGGATATCAGAATATTAAAGCATCTTATAATGGTTGATGATCCAGAAGAACGCATGAGTGCATTGAATGATGCATTTACTCCTGGGCCTGAACTTCAGGGGGAAAATGTTGATACATTATACAC GAGTCCAGAGGCATTGCACACTTGGGCAAGTGCTATAGTTGATGCATATTATAACAGCAGAGAAGGCACTCTCCTTAGACAAGCAAGGGACTTGATGAACCCTAAAATCATCAAAAGAGTTGAAGAGATAGTAAAGATTATCAAGGATAAATACCTCTGA